A region of Bombilactobacillus folatiphilus DNA encodes the following proteins:
- the rpmA gene encoding 50S ribosomal protein L27 yields the protein MLEMNLQFFAHHKGGGSTSNGRDSAGRRLGAKSADGQRINAGAVIYRQRGTKIHPGANVGRGSDDTLFALKPGVVKFERLGRDKKQVSVIVED from the coding sequence ATGTTAGAAATGAATTTACAATTCTTCGCTCACCATAAGGGGGGCGGTTCCACTTCCAACGGTCGTGATTCTGCAGGTCGTCGTTTAGGTGCTAAAAGTGCTGATGGTCAACGAATTAACGCTGGAGCAGTGATTTATCGTCAACGTGGAACAAAGATTCATCCTGGTGCTAATGTTGGTCGTGGAAGCGATGATACATTATTTGCTTTGAAACCTGGCGTAGTTAAATTTGAACGTTTAGGTCGAGACAAAAAGCAAGTTTCAGTGATTGTTGAAGATTAA
- a CDS encoding ribosomal-processing cysteine protease Prp codes for MTGHADYDVYGQDIVCAAVSVISLGTVNSLQTLAKVQPVVRSDTKQGGFLECFVDYAKIIDHDQLIVAQTLMANCYEIVQSLVNNYADFIQVELQNE; via the coding sequence ATGACTGGTCATGCAGACTATGATGTGTATGGTCAAGATATTGTTTGTGCTGCAGTTTCAGTTATTAGTCTAGGGACTGTGAACTCTTTGCAGACTTTAGCTAAAGTTCAACCAGTAGTTAGAAGTGATACTAAGCAAGGTGGTTTTCTAGAGTGTTTTGTAGATTATGCCAAGATCATTGATCATGATCAGCTTATTGTAGCTCAAACATTAATGGCTAACTGTTATGAAATTGTACAATCATTAGTTAATAATTATGCTGATTTTATTCAAGTTGAACTGCAAAATGAATAG
- the rplU gene encoding 50S ribosomal protein L21: MYAIIKTGGKQYKVEENQAIFVEKLNVEEGQEVTFDQVLLIGSRSITVGTPTIEGAKVTGTVEKQGREKKVVTYKYKPKKHSHTKKGHRQPYTKVLINKIEA; encoded by the coding sequence ATGTACGCAATTATTAAAACCGGCGGTAAGCAATACAAAGTTGAAGAGAATCAAGCAATTTTTGTAGAAAAGCTTAACGTTGAAGAAGGTCAAGAAGTTACATTCGATCAAGTTCTTTTAATTGGTAGTCGTTCCATTACTGTTGGAACACCAACAATTGAAGGTGCTAAAGTGACAGGAACTGTTGAAAAGCAGGGTCGCGAAAAGAAAGTTGTAACTTATAAATATAAACCTAAGAAGCATTCGCATACTAAGAAGGGCCATCGTCAGCCTTATACTAAAGTTTTAATTAATAAAATCGAAGCTTAA
- a CDS encoding NAD(P)H-dependent oxidoreductase, with translation MKKEILRIKTLVIVAHPQLNNSSTQQFLKQGALLAQANWHELSLPMTASPEYERQLLRQAQRIIFQFPLYWYSEPAVLKQWEERYLSTQFVESELGKKELGLVVSTGLPRTAFRSGAKAHFGLDQLLVSFQGLARQAQMTWLPIFSIYQFAYMSEQERQLLLMRYQRYLSQDFPDSLLKRSNWYLERLKQYVQQHPQNPQLELVQTQFQQNIWSLENSLSTVQLIKQGEDDSLE, from the coding sequence TTGAAAAAGGAGATTTTACGTATTAAAACCTTAGTTATCGTGGCTCATCCGCAGTTAAACAATTCCTCTACCCAACAATTTTTAAAACAGGGTGCTCTATTAGCGCAAGCTAACTGGCATGAACTCTCACTGCCGATGACTGCATCACCAGAATATGAAAGACAATTATTACGTCAAGCTCAACGAATCATTTTTCAATTTCCATTGTATTGGTATTCGGAGCCTGCGGTCTTAAAGCAATGGGAAGAACGATATTTGTCGACACAGTTTGTGGAAAGTGAATTGGGGAAAAAAGAATTAGGCTTGGTTGTGTCGACAGGGTTACCTCGGACGGCTTTTCGCAGTGGCGCAAAAGCTCATTTTGGTTTGGATCAATTACTCGTGTCTTTTCAGGGGTTAGCACGACAAGCACAGATGACATGGTTACCTATTTTTAGTATCTATCAATTTGCATATATGTCTGAACAAGAGCGTCAACTCTTATTGATGCGCTATCAACGTTATTTGAGCCAGGATTTTCCAGATTCATTATTGAAACGGAGCAATTGGTATTTGGAACGACTGAAGCAATATGTTCAACAACATCCACAAAATCCGCAATTAGAATTAGTTCAAACTCAGTTTCAGCAAAATATTTGGTCACTAGAAAACAGTTTATCGACGGTGCAGTTAATTAAACAAGGAGAAGACGATTCCCTTGAATGA
- a CDS encoding CsbD family protein: MSNDSKKDQLKGKINKGLGKAMGDDSKELKGKTQEAFGKAKDKFNEVKDDVADKMNQEIDKHKRD; the protein is encoded by the coding sequence ATGAGTAATGATAGTAAAAAAGATCAATTAAAGGGAAAAATTAATAAAGGCTTGGGCAAAGCGATGGGTGATGATTCTAAAGAGTTAAAAGGTAAAACTCAAGAGGCTTTCGGAAAGGCCAAAGATAAATTTAATGAGGTTAAAGATGATGTTGCAGATAAAATGAATCAAGAAATTGATAAACATAAAAGGGATTAA
- the cytX gene encoding putative hydroxymethylpyrimidine transporter CytX — protein sequence MYETKGRNMFLLWFGVAISIAEILTGMLVAPLGWKQGLWSIILGHIIGCGLFLLPAAYMSGRKHRSAIGVTELTFGQVGVKLFSLLNAIQLIGWTAVMIVNAQIAMNEVSGYLFHFKSILTMTIIVTILISLWLLMDHEWLFKINNRVVILLALGILLLIGSIMTTSHQLVNPVKLGKISFGAAVELSVTMCLSWLPVIGDSTQNERYPQKVSLASICGYFLGGCSMFAVGLLIVLKTGQKDLMLTLLQTNLGLVALFIIIFSTVTTTFMDAYSAVQSLQILFPRLTAKTLSLLVMVIGFVLAIGVSMHFYENFLSLIGAVFTPLFAILFISIFVLKKRLARVWNFVWWLVGSLAYYGLQRLDFILGTTFLLLLVLSLGVYVTSIFTKTYSLQ from the coding sequence ATGTATGAGACAAAAGGTAGAAATATGTTTTTATTGTGGTTTGGTGTCGCAATTTCAATTGCAGAAATCTTAACGGGAATGTTGGTAGCACCTTTAGGATGGAAACAGGGGCTGTGGTCAATTATTCTCGGTCATATAATTGGATGTGGATTATTTTTATTGCCAGCAGCTTATATGTCAGGCCGAAAGCATCGTTCAGCAATTGGTGTCACAGAATTAACTTTTGGTCAAGTCGGTGTCAAATTATTCTCATTGTTAAACGCTATTCAATTAATCGGCTGGACAGCGGTAATGATTGTTAATGCGCAAATTGCTATGAATGAAGTTTCTGGATATTTGTTTCATTTTAAATCAATTTTGACGATGACTATTATTGTGACGATTTTGATCAGCTTGTGGTTGTTAATGGATCATGAATGGCTGTTTAAAATTAATAATCGGGTTGTTATTTTATTAGCTTTAGGGATTTTATTGTTGATTGGCTCAATTATGACTACATCTCACCAGCTAGTTAATCCTGTAAAGTTAGGAAAAATTAGTTTTGGCGCAGCCGTTGAATTAAGTGTCACAATGTGTTTGTCTTGGTTACCAGTTATTGGTGATTCTACGCAAAATGAACGTTATCCACAAAAGGTCAGTTTAGCAAGCATTTGTGGTTATTTCTTAGGTGGTTGTAGTATGTTTGCAGTTGGTTTACTTATTGTTTTGAAAACTGGACAAAAAGATTTGATGCTAACTTTGTTACAAACAAATCTGGGTTTGGTGGCGTTATTTATTATTATTTTTTCAACTGTGACAACTACTTTTATGGATGCTTATTCAGCAGTGCAGAGTTTACAGATTTTATTCCCAAGATTAACAGCCAAAACTTTAAGTTTGTTAGTCATGGTCATCGGTTTTGTCTTAGCAATAGGGGTATCAATGCATTTCTATGAAAATTTTCTCTCGTTAATTGGAGCTGTTTTTACACCGTTATTTGCAATTTTGTTCATCAGTATCTTCGTTTTGAAAAAAAGACTAGCTCGCGTTTGGAATTTTGTTTGGTGGCTGGTAGGAAGTTTAGCTTACTATGGTTTGCAGCGGTTAGATTTTATATTAGGAACAACTTTTTTATTATTGTTAGTGTTAAGTTTAGGTGTGTATGTAACATCGATATTTACAAAGACTTATTCACTGCAGTAA
- a CDS encoding putative polysaccharide biosynthesis protein, whose translation MDQNAEENTVATESQSGKSNLIKGSAWMTAGSIFSRILGAIYIIPWNIWFGSALTATLANALFAKGYNIYSLFLIISTAGIPGAISKQIAHYNALNEYSAGNQLFKQGLKIMTWMGIISAAVMYFGAPFLAQWFAGGSVHAIPVLRALAIALLVIPLMSLMRGYFQGYAQMAPSAISQFIEQVARVIYMLAATYFIMQVQKGSYVSAVTQSTFAAFIGAVFGLGILVFYFVKQLPHLHKLSRNSKHELDVSNKNFFTEIMHQAVPFIVLDSGIVLFQLFDQSTFNTMMASFQHLSQNALNSMYALFAFNANKLIMIVVSLSTAMAVTAIPLLSSAYSRDNQAEIQEQIANILQLFFLIMIPAAFGMYAVAKPLYILFYRYNQLGVYLLQFSSIVAIFLGLFTVLSAVLQGLYQNKMAIKYFLVGFVVKMLVQYPCILIFSVFGPLLATVIGMAVTCWLMLRFLKKRFAFRLQQSVNRTCGIFMISVLMLCAILVFDFIAYNSFASTGRLWAIILLIIEVVLGILIYGYLILKTRLGEKILGHRLRLLRNKLRIK comes from the coding sequence ATGGATCAAAATGCCGAAGAAAATACTGTTGCGACTGAATCTCAAAGTGGTAAAAGCAATTTAATTAAGGGTTCGGCCTGGATGACAGCAGGCAGCATTTTTTCGCGAATTTTGGGAGCTATTTATATTATTCCTTGGAATATTTGGTTTGGTTCAGCATTGACAGCAACGCTGGCGAACGCTTTATTTGCTAAGGGCTATAATATTTATAGTCTCTTTTTGATTATTTCAACAGCCGGCATTCCAGGGGCCATTTCTAAGCAAATTGCCCATTATAATGCGTTAAACGAATATTCAGCAGGTAATCAGCTTTTTAAACAGGGTTTAAAAATCATGACTTGGATGGGCATTATTAGTGCTGCGGTCATGTATTTTGGGGCACCATTTTTGGCTCAATGGTTTGCTGGAGGCAGTGTGCACGCGATTCCTGTTTTGCGAGCTTTGGCGATTGCTTTGTTGGTAATTCCTTTAATGAGCTTGATGCGAGGCTATTTTCAAGGTTATGCCCAAATGGCACCTTCGGCCATTTCACAATTTATTGAACAAGTAGCACGTGTTATTTATATGTTGGCAGCGACTTATTTTATTATGCAGGTTCAAAAAGGTAGTTATGTAAGTGCAGTAACGCAGTCAACTTTTGCTGCTTTTATTGGGGCAGTTTTTGGTTTAGGAATTTTGGTCTTTTATTTTGTTAAACAATTGCCACATTTACACAAATTATCGCGTAATAGTAAGCATGAGCTTGATGTCAGCAATAAGAATTTTTTTACGGAAATCATGCACCAAGCCGTTCCGTTTATTGTCCTAGATTCAGGAATTGTCTTATTTCAGTTGTTTGATCAATCAACGTTTAATACAATGATGGCTTCTTTTCAGCATTTGAGTCAAAATGCTTTGAATTCTATGTATGCCTTATTTGCATTTAACGCTAATAAATTAATCATGATTGTGGTTTCGTTATCTACTGCAATGGCAGTGACAGCAATTCCGTTGTTGTCGTCGGCTTATTCACGTGACAATCAAGCGGAAATTCAAGAACAAATTGCCAATATTTTACAATTGTTTTTTTTGATTATGATTCCTGCTGCTTTTGGAATGTATGCCGTAGCTAAGCCATTATATATTTTATTTTATCGTTATAATCAACTTGGCGTGTATTTGTTACAGTTTAGTTCAATTGTTGCAATCTTTTTGGGTTTGTTTACGGTATTATCAGCGGTGCTACAAGGGCTCTACCAAAATAAGATGGCGATTAAATATTTCTTGGTTGGTTTTGTAGTTAAAATGTTGGTGCAATATCCATGCATTTTAATTTTTAGTGTTTTTGGTCCGTTATTGGCAACAGTTATAGGGATGGCGGTTACCTGCTGGTTGATGCTTCGATTTTTGAAAAAACGGTTTGCTTTTCGGTTACAACAGAGCGTCAATCGTACCTGCGGAATTTTTATGATTTCAGTTTTGATGTTGTGCGCTATCTTAGTTTTTGATTTCATTGCGTATAATTCTTTTGCCAGTACAGGACGTTTGTGGGCAATTATTTTGTTGATAATAGAGGTTGTGCTAGGTATTTTGATTTATGGTTATTTAATTTTAAAAACTCGCTTAGGTGAGAAAATTTTGGGTCACCGCTTAAGGTTATTGCGCAATAAATTGCGGATTAAATAA
- the leuS gene encoding leucine--tRNA ligase, with protein sequence MSYNHNVIEKKWQAYWLKNKTFKTTEDPKRKNFYALDMFPYPSGKGLHVGHPEGYTATDIVARMKRMQGYNVLHPMGWDAFGLPAEQYAIKTGHDPKEFTQHNIDTFKRQINSLGFSYDWDREVNTTDPDYYKWTQWIFEQLYKKGLAYEAEVPVNWSPDLGTVVANEEIVNGKTERGGFPVYRRPMKQWMLKITAYADRLLDDLDIIDWPESIKEMQRNWIGRSVGAEVKFQIADCDQTFNVFTTRPDTLFGATYVVMAPEHELVDQIVTSNRVEAVKHYQEQAARKSDLDRTDLSTEKTGAFTGAYAINPVNGEKLPIWISDYVLASYGTGAIMAVPAHDDRDYEFAKTFSLPIKAVIAGGNVDNKAYTGDGEHINSGFVNGLDKEQAITKMIAWLEEKQVGQKKVNYRLRDWVFSRQRYWGEPIPVIHWEDGTTSLVPEDQLPLRLPAEHDIKPSGTVESPLANLTDWVNVVDENGRKGRRETNTMPQWAGSSWYFLRYVDPHNKEAIADYQKLKDWMPVDLYVGGAEHAVLHLLYARFWHKFLYDLGVVPTPEPFQKLFNQGMILGDNHEKMSKSKGNVINPDDVVNQYGADTLRLYEMFMGPLDASVSWSEDGLAGAYRFLERVWRLYINSDDDNSFRADFITDQTNADLKRIYSETVKLVGDHYDKLQFNTAISQMMTFVNAVQKQTQFPRICAEGLIKMLAPIVPHIAEEIWQKMGHSESITYAQWPTYQESDLVSEQVEIVLQVNGKMRNKITVPADISKANMEQRALNDERVKNFLQDKKIIKTIVVPQKIVNFVVK encoded by the coding sequence ATGAGTTATAACCATAATGTGATTGAAAAAAAATGGCAGGCTTATTGGTTGAAGAATAAGACCTTTAAGACAACGGAGGATCCCAAGAGAAAAAATTTTTATGCTTTAGACATGTTTCCATATCCATCAGGTAAAGGGCTACATGTAGGACATCCAGAAGGTTATACCGCAACAGATATCGTTGCACGAATGAAACGTATGCAAGGATATAATGTTTTACATCCAATGGGGTGGGATGCCTTTGGCCTACCTGCTGAACAATATGCAATTAAAACTGGTCATGATCCTAAGGAATTTACTCAACATAATATTGATACATTTAAACGGCAAATTAATTCATTGGGTTTTTCTTACGATTGGGATCGGGAAGTTAATACAACAGATCCAGATTATTATAAATGGACACAATGGATTTTTGAACAGTTGTATAAAAAGGGTCTAGCTTATGAGGCAGAAGTGCCAGTTAATTGGAGCCCTGATTTGGGGACGGTAGTTGCCAACGAAGAAATTGTTAATGGTAAAACTGAACGTGGTGGTTTTCCAGTTTATCGTAGGCCCATGAAACAGTGGATGCTCAAAATTACAGCTTATGCAGATCGATTATTAGATGATTTAGATATAATTGATTGGCCAGAAAGCATCAAGGAGATGCAACGGAATTGGATTGGACGTTCAGTTGGGGCAGAAGTTAAATTTCAAATTGCTGATTGTGATCAAACTTTCAATGTTTTTACCACGCGTCCGGATACTTTGTTTGGAGCTACGTATGTGGTTATGGCACCTGAACATGAATTGGTTGATCAAATTGTTACATCTAATCGTGTCGAAGCCGTGAAACATTATCAAGAACAAGCTGCTCGAAAAAGTGATCTGGATCGGACTGATTTGAGTACCGAAAAGACAGGAGCTTTTACGGGAGCTTATGCGATTAATCCAGTTAATGGTGAGAAATTGCCAATTTGGATTTCGGATTATGTTTTGGCTAGTTATGGAACTGGTGCTATCATGGCTGTCCCAGCACATGATGATCGTGATTATGAGTTTGCTAAAACTTTTTCATTACCAATTAAGGCAGTTATTGCCGGTGGTAACGTCGACAATAAAGCTTATACAGGTGATGGCGAGCACATTAATTCTGGATTTGTGAATGGTTTAGATAAAGAGCAAGCAATTACCAAAATGATTGCTTGGTTGGAAGAGAAACAAGTTGGGCAAAAGAAGGTTAATTATCGTTTACGTGATTGGGTTTTTTCACGTCAACGTTATTGGGGCGAACCGATCCCCGTGATTCATTGGGAAGATGGTACAACAAGTTTAGTTCCAGAAGACCAGTTGCCTTTGCGTTTGCCGGCTGAACATGATATTAAACCTTCAGGAACGGTTGAAAGTCCATTAGCTAATTTAACTGATTGGGTAAACGTGGTTGATGAAAATGGTCGCAAAGGTCGACGTGAAACGAATACAATGCCACAATGGGCGGGGAGTTCATGGTACTTTTTGCGTTATGTGGATCCGCATAATAAAGAAGCCATTGCTGATTACCAAAAATTAAAAGATTGGATGCCTGTTGATTTATATGTTGGTGGTGCTGAGCATGCAGTTTTACATTTGTTGTATGCACGCTTCTGGCATAAATTCTTGTATGATTTAGGAGTAGTACCCACTCCTGAGCCTTTTCAAAAATTGTTTAATCAAGGAATGATTTTAGGTGATAATCACGAAAAGATGTCAAAATCTAAGGGAAATGTGATTAATCCTGATGATGTTGTTAATCAATATGGTGCTGATACTCTACGCTTATATGAAATGTTTATGGGACCTTTAGACGCGTCGGTATCTTGGAGTGAAGATGGTCTTGCGGGTGCTTATCGTTTCTTAGAACGTGTTTGGCGTCTATATATCAACAGTGATGATGACAATAGTTTTCGTGCTGACTTTATTACAGATCAAACTAATGCTGATTTAAAACGGATTTATAGTGAAACAGTTAAGTTGGTAGGTGATCATTATGATAAATTGCAATTTAATACTGCTATTTCCCAAATGATGACTTTTGTGAATGCTGTTCAAAAGCAAACGCAGTTTCCACGGATCTGTGCAGAAGGTTTGATTAAAATGTTAGCACCGATTGTGCCACATATTGCCGAAGAGATCTGGCAAAAAATGGGTCATTCTGAATCCATAACGTATGCTCAGTGGCCGACTTACCAGGAATCTGATTTAGTGAGTGAGCAGGTGGAAATTGTGTTGCAAGTAAATGGTAAGATGCGTAACAAAATTACTGTGCCGGCTGATATTTCCAAAGCTAATATGGAACAACGTGCTTTAAATGATGAACGGGTGAAGAATTTTCTTCAGGACAAAAAGATTATAAAAACTATCGTCGTGCCGCAAAAGATTGTTAATTTTGTGGTAAAATAA
- a CDS encoding glycoside hydrolase family 73 protein yields MLRKNLKQSASLFVSATILVLSLKVFHLDSQLVNANSLEPITINVNDAENLDNTIVSNGYGDQIFLNFLGLSAQKLASNNDLYASVMLAQALLESGWGTSSLSQIPNYNLFGVKGSFKGDAVNMATQEDDGSGNLYGIQSNFRKYPSYKESLEDYVRLLRENNYAGTWRSKTSSYKDATAFLTGRYATDTSYADKLNSLIEKYDLTRFDQSPSQNPNANDIVVDKVSFLTNSVSQQENIDSTKNTYQDQQAPVIVRNKFHNPANDVPLSYGNVTVPVVVSTNAVSQLINQTNEITQGAPKKVVKPNSWSSVTVNSNNTQNAGHATHSGVDSTGGPQKSSSDLPTSKNANVIGQSNEKNSQD; encoded by the coding sequence GTGTTAAGAAAAAATTTAAAGCAATCTGCCAGTTTATTTGTAAGTGCTACAATTTTAGTATTATCACTGAAAGTGTTTCACTTAGATTCTCAATTAGTAAATGCGAACAGCTTAGAGCCGATAACTATAAATGTTAATGATGCTGAAAACTTAGATAATACGATTGTTTCTAATGGTTATGGGGATCAAATTTTTTTGAATTTTTTAGGACTTTCTGCTCAAAAATTAGCAAGTAATAACGATCTTTATGCTTCGGTAATGTTAGCACAGGCTTTACTAGAAAGTGGTTGGGGAACTAGTTCATTATCACAGATTCCTAATTATAATCTTTTTGGAGTTAAAGGAAGTTTTAAGGGTGACGCAGTTAATATGGCGACCCAAGAAGATGATGGTAGTGGCAATTTGTATGGCATTCAATCTAATTTTCGTAAGTACCCTTCTTACAAAGAATCTTTGGAAGATTATGTACGTTTGTTGCGAGAAAATAATTATGCGGGCACTTGGCGCAGTAAAACTAGTTCATATAAAGATGCCACCGCTTTTTTGACAGGGCGTTATGCAACAGATACATCTTATGCGGATAAGTTGAACAGTTTAATTGAAAAATATGACTTGACTCGTTTTGATCAATCTCCAAGTCAAAATCCTAATGCCAATGATATCGTTGTTGATAAAGTTAGTTTTTTAACTAATAGTGTTTCACAACAAGAAAATATTGATTCTACAAAGAACACTTATCAAGATCAACAGGCACCAGTTATTGTCCGAAATAAATTCCATAATCCTGCTAATGATGTCCCATTGAGTTATGGTAATGTGACAGTCCCTGTTGTGGTAAGTACAAATGCGGTTAGTCAGTTGATTAATCAAACAAATGAAATAACGCAAGGTGCACCTAAAAAAGTTGTAAAACCTAATTCATGGTCATCTGTGACGGTTAATAGCAATAACACGCAAAATGCAGGACATGCTACACATTCTGGAGTGGATTCGACTGGTGGTCCTCAAAAGTCTAGTTCAGATTTGCCTACAAGTAAAAATGCGAATGTAATAGGGCAGTCTAATGAAAAAAATTCACAAGATTAG
- a CDS encoding phosphatase PAP2 family protein codes for MSIVIIIFLKTTRQQIFFSGTILTNLLLNNILKNIFQRPRPTLIHLVHANGFSFPSGHAMATTSFFLSLGIIYYQITKKKQLPFLFMIIAFTIILSRPILHVHYLSDVLAGTCLAISITLIWKLLCFENPLINSDSSNQKNLLSKSHSK; via the coding sequence ATGAGTATTGTTATCATCATCTTCCTTAAAACAACACGTCAACAAATTTTTTTCAGCGGAACCATCCTGACCAATTTATTGCTCAATAATATTCTAAAAAACATTTTTCAAAGACCACGCCCAACATTAATCCATTTAGTTCATGCCAATGGCTTCAGTTTCCCAAGCGGCCACGCAATGGCTACAACTAGTTTTTTCCTCAGCTTAGGTATCATCTATTATCAAATTACGAAAAAAAAGCAATTACCATTTTTATTTATGATAATTGCTTTTACGATAATTTTAAGTCGACCAATATTACATGTTCATTATCTATCTGATGTTTTAGCCGGAACTTGTTTAGCTATCAGTATTACTTTGATTTGGAAGCTTCTGTGCTTTGAAAATCCTTTAATAAATTCCGATTCTTCAAATCAAAAAAATTTGCTATCAAAGTCACACTCAAAATAA
- a CDS encoding MDR family MFS transporter has protein sequence MTAVEGTIVSTAMPTIIGDLHGLKLMNWVFSIYLLMSAVTTPIYGKLSDRYGRKRLLNIGLLIFVLGSFFCCISQSMLQLILARIVQGLGAGAIQPLTYTVLADIYPLEKRAGIIGLNGSSWGIASIVAPLLGGFIVQKLSWHWIFAINIPIGILTIILIQIFLHERKREVDKQVPIDYWGIALLTTILVFLMLGLQNLSNTNGLVVSLVLIILAILGLFLFIRIERLQKDPILPLHLFKNRTFVIQNISILLISGFLIGFEAYLPIWMQSVLGLNPTMGGFAVTPSSVVWLLGSFVSGKMIAKYPPHKITIFALSFLIIGCFFYLLLPLKTAFVIFLLISGIYGFGFGLSITTSTVTSQSVVSADEVGTATSFNTLARSLGQTMMVSVFGIVMNVNMARGVSEHKGLTFQMLDKMINPSMASGIPHQFLEPAKKAVFEGLHGIYVVGMFILSVTLIANFFDLKNRNLLKDFQSTEASKSK, from the coding sequence ATGACCGCGGTGGAAGGGACAATTGTTTCAACGGCAATGCCAACAATTATTGGCGATTTACATGGTTTAAAATTGATGAATTGGGTTTTTTCAATTTACCTTTTAATGAGTGCAGTTACAACGCCAATTTATGGAAAGTTATCTGATCGATATGGACGTAAACGTCTGTTAAATATTGGTTTATTAATTTTTGTGTTAGGTTCATTTTTTTGTTGCATTTCTCAATCAATGTTGCAATTGATTTTAGCGCGGATAGTGCAAGGATTAGGTGCTGGAGCAATTCAGCCGTTGACGTATACAGTTTTGGCTGATATCTATCCATTAGAAAAACGTGCAGGAATCATTGGATTGAATGGCTCATCTTGGGGCATTGCGTCAATTGTAGCTCCGCTATTAGGTGGTTTTATTGTTCAAAAATTATCGTGGCATTGGATTTTTGCTATTAATATTCCTATTGGTATTTTAACTATTATATTGATTCAAATTTTTTTGCATGAGCGAAAACGAGAAGTTGATAAACAGGTACCTATTGATTATTGGGGCATTGCTTTATTAACTACTATTTTGGTATTTTTGATGCTAGGTTTACAAAATTTGAGTAATACGAATGGTTTAGTTGTTAGTTTAGTTTTAATCATTTTAGCAATTTTGGGGTTGTTTCTCTTTATAAGAATTGAACGACTCCAAAAAGACCCTATTTTACCACTGCATTTATTTAAGAATCGGACTTTTGTGATCCAAAATATTTCTATTTTATTAATTTCTGGTTTTTTAATTGGATTTGAGGCGTATTTACCCATTTGGATGCAGAGCGTTTTGGGATTAAATCCGACGATGGGCGGATTTGCGGTAACTCCTAGTTCTGTTGTTTGGTTGTTGGGATCGTTTGTTTCAGGAAAGATGATTGCAAAGTATCCGCCACATAAAATTACGATTTTTGCGTTATCATTTTTAATTATAGGCTGTTTCTTCTACTTGTTGTTGCCTCTCAAAACTGCATTTGTTATTTTCTTGTTAATTTCAGGAATTTATGGTTTTGGTTTTGGCTTATCTATTACAACTTCAACAGTTACTTCACAAAGTGTAGTGTCGGCTGATGAAGTGGGGACGGCAACTAGTTTTAATACGTTGGCACGTAGTTTAGGTCAAACGATGATGGTGTCAGTATTTGGTATTGTGATGAATGTTAACATGGCGCGAGGCGTTAGCGAACACAAAGGTTTGACATTTCAGATGTTAGATAAAATGATTAATCCATCTATGGCATCTGGTATTCCACATCAATTTCTTGAACCTGCTAAAAAGGCTGTATTTGAAGGATTACATGGTATTTATGTGGTCGGTATGTTTATTTTGAGTGTGACTTTGATAGCAAATTTTTTTGATTTGAAGAATCGGAATTTATTAAAGGATTTTCAAAGCACAGAAGCTTCCAAATCAAAGTAA